The sequence ATTACTAATCAACATTCTAAGCGAAGCTCTATTGGAACTGCCGGAAGACCAGCGAGTAGTAATAATTATGAAACAGTATCACAATCTTAAATTTACTGAAATTGCAGAAATCACAAAAACATCGGAAAATACAGTTAAATCACGCCTTTACTACGGTTTGAAAACTTTAAAAAAAGTATTGGAACAGCAAGAACTCAGCAGGGAGGTTTTAATAAATGAAATGTAAAGATTTTACAAACGACCTTATCTCCCTTGCATACGGAGATATTGATAAAGATAGAGAAAAAAAACTCAGAGCTCACCTTAAAGTATGCAGCCGCTGCAGACAGGAGCTTGAAGAACTTAAAAAAACCTCAAAAGTACTTTCAGAATGGAGAGACGAGGAACCTGAAATGAAATACGTTTTTGTAAAAAAGGAATCATTTTCCAAAAAAGTTTTGGAATCATTTATTGAGCTTGCATGGCCTAAAAAATTTGCCCTATCATTCTCCGCTGCAGCAATTGCCGTTTTGATTCTGCTTGCAGCGGCAAACACTACTATATCCGGCAGCAGGGGAACATGGCAGATATCAATGCGCCTGCATTCGGAAAAAACCGACAATAATCAGGAGATACTTGCACAGGCTTTAAAATCATACCAGAAAGAGCTGATTGTCCTTATTTCAAGAATGGTTGAAGATAGTGAAATACGGCAGCAGAAAATTACAGATTATAAACTTGCGCAGATTACCGAGCAATTCAACAGGGCAAGGCATACTGACCTTGCTGTGCTTGGGAATGAATTGCAAGGATTACAGAAAACCACTCAGGGCCAGTTCTATAAAACAAACGAAGTACTAAGCAATCTGATACAGTTCGCATCATATCAGTATGATAAACAAAAACCTTAAACGGAGGAAATCATGAGGATAAATAGAAAATATATAACAGCGCTTCTTGCATATCTTTTAATGAATACAGGTATCTCTTTGTGCCAGACGAATATACACAGTTCTGATATTACCATTTTGGAGGGCGTACTTGATAAGGTCATTTATAACAAAAGCTTAGGCTGGGGATGGGACTCAAAAACAACCGGCTTTTACCTCAATGGATTCGGATACTTGTTTAAAACCTCGGGAAACAGGCTGTTCTATGTAACAAAGCCTGAAATTACAGTAGAAGTAGAAAAACTTCGTAATCTGCGTGAGAAGCTTATCAGGACAAGGGAAAACAAGGACAGCCTGAAAGTAGTTGTTGAAAATTTAAAAAACAACAGCATTGACAGGTTACAGAAAAAAGATTCTTTATATTCGGCAGGCATAAAAGATATCAAACAAAATGTCTCTGATTTCCTGCTGAGGTATGCATCAACATTAACTCCCTCATTCAGCGGAGAAAAAATTGCTGTTCTCATTGATTTGAATAAATCTCCTTTTACGAAAAAACAGCAGAGTACATCTTTAACAGCCTGGGCGCTTATTTCGGATTTAAATAAATATATGGGACACAACATAACAGGGAAAAAATTCATCCATTTCAGCAAAGGCAGTACAAAATATTTCAAAATAGATAATCAGATTGACATATTCAACGAAATACTCGAAAAGTCTGTAAGCGGTTACGGCCACGACTTTTCCGGAACCTATTACAAGGGTTTAGGTGCAATATTCTTTCTTAATG comes from bacterium and encodes:
- a CDS encoding zf-HC2 domain-containing protein, which codes for MKCKDFTNDLISLAYGDIDKDREKKLRAHLKVCSRCRQELEELKKTSKVLSEWRDEEPEMKYVFVKKESFSKKVLESFIELAWPKKFALSFSAAAIAVLILLAAANTTISGSRGTWQISMRLHSEKTDNNQEILAQALKSYQKELIVLISRMVEDSEIRQQKITDYKLAQITEQFNRARHTDLAVLGNELQGLQKTTQGQFYKTNEVLSNLIQFASYQYDKQKP